The Curtobacterium herbarum genome contains the following window.
TCTTCGGCATCAGCGCGATCGCCGGCGTCGCGTGGAGCGCCACCTCGATCGGCATCGCGCTCGCGACGTCGTCGTTCCTGCACGAGCCGCTCGTCGCCGCCGCGGTCTCGATGGTCGTCGCCGGCGGACTCGGCCTGCTGGTGGACCGCGTCCTCGGTAGGCTCCAGCGCAGACGGGACGCACGCGCCGCCGCCACGGCCACGACCACCGACACGGTCGCCGGCCGGGAGGCACGCCGCACCCCCGCGACGGGACGTCCGGTCCGCGTCGCTCGGCCCACGACGACCCCGCGCACCGCCACCTGCCCCATCACCACCGGAGAGACCGCCCGACCGTGACCGACCGCACCAGCAGGAGCGCCCCGGCCCCGGCCCCGGCCGTGGGCCGGACCGTCCCCGGGACGTTCCGGATCCCGGGGACGCGGCTGCGGGCCTCCCGGTCGGTCGTCCTCACCCGCGGGTCGCTCGTCGTCGCCGCGGTCACGCTGCTCGCCGTCGGTGCGCCGGTCGCGGCCGTCGTGCACGGGGTGCCGGTCCCGCTGGCGCTGCTGGTCACCGCCGTGCTCAGCGGAACGCTCCTGGTCGCCCCGGCCCGGCCGCGGTCGGCGACGGCCGTCCACCTGCTCGCCCTCGCCGGACTCGGCGTGCTGACCGCCCCCGGCACGGTCGGACCGTGGCCGCTGCCCGTGACCGCCATGATCGGCCTGGCCGTCCTGCTCGTCGTCCTCGGGCTGCGGACCGGGTGGCGGACCACCGCGGTCGCGTGGGGCACGTCGACGGTCCTGACCCTGGTGCTCGTCGCCGCGACCCCGTGCCGGTGGGCCGAACCGGAGGTCTGGGTGAGCACGCTCGTCGTGTCGTCCGGCAGTGGGCTGCTCATCGGCGCCGCCGCGGTCCTGCTCGGGCAGCGCCGGAGCGTCGGCGCCGAGCTCGTCGCCGCACGGCAGGACGCCGAGCAGCAGGCCGGTGCCCGGCGCGCCGTCGAGGAACGCGCCCGCATCGCCCGTGAGCTGCACGACGTCGTCGCGCACAGCATGTCGGTCGTGCACATGCAGGCCGAGTCGGCGCCCTACCGGGTGTCGGACCTGCCGCCGGCGGCGCGGGCGGAGTTCCGGACGATCGCCGAGACCTCCCGGACCGCGCTGCGTGAGATGCGGCAGCTGCTCGGCACCCTCCGCGGTGAGGACGACGCCGAGCGGGCCCCGCAGCCAGGGCTGTCGGACCTGCCGGCGCTCGTCGCGTCGACCCGTGCCGCCGGACTGGCGGTCACGCTGGACGTCGGCGGCGACGGGGACAGCGGCGACACCGGGGCCGCCGAGGTGACCGGGGCCGCCGACACGGTCGGCCGGGTCACGCAGCTCACGGTGTACCGGGTCGTGCAGGAGGCGCTCGGCAACGTCGTGCGCCACGCCCCCGGTGCCGACACCATCGTCCTCGTCCGGGTGTCCACGTCCGCCGTCGCCGTGACGGTGACGAACGCGCCGGTGCCCCTCGCTCCCCCGCCACCGGCCGACGACGGCGGGTACGGCCTCGCCGGCATGCGTTCCCGTGTCGCCGCACTCGACGGCACGCTCGACGCCGACCCCACCGCGGACGGCGGCTTCCGCGTCGCCGCGACCCTGCCCCGCCAGCCGGACGGAGACCCCCGATGACCCGAGTGCTCGTCGTCGACGACCAGTCCGTGTTCCGCACGGGACTCGTCGCGATCCTCGGGTCCCAGCCCGACCTGGAGGTCGTCGGTGAGGCCGGCGACGGGGCACAGGCCGTGACGCTCGGCATCGACCTCGAGCCCGACGTGGTGCTCATGGACGTCCGGATGCCGGTCCTCGACGGGATCGAGGCGACACGGCGACTCACGGCGGCACCGACCTCGACGCCGGTCCGCGTCCTGATGCTCACCACGTTCGACATCGACGACTACGTCCTCGACGCGCTGCGGGCCGGCGCGAGCGGCTTCCTGCTCAAGGACGCGGGGGCCGAGGACCTCATCGCCGCGGTCCGGACCATCGCCGCCGGGGACGCCCTGCTCG
Protein-coding sequences here:
- a CDS encoding sensor histidine kinase — translated: MTDRTSRSAPAPAPAVGRTVPGTFRIPGTRLRASRSVVLTRGSLVVAAVTLLAVGAPVAAVVHGVPVPLALLVTAVLSGTLLVAPARPRSATAVHLLALAGLGVLTAPGTVGPWPLPVTAMIGLAVLLVVLGLRTGWRTTAVAWGTSTVLTLVLVAATPCRWAEPEVWVSTLVVSSGSGLLIGAAAVLLGQRRSVGAELVAARQDAEQQAGARRAVEERARIARELHDVVAHSMSVVHMQAESAPYRVSDLPPAARAEFRTIAETSRTALREMRQLLGTLRGEDDAERAPQPGLSDLPALVASTRAAGLAVTLDVGGDGDSGDTGAAEVTGAADTVGRVTQLTVYRVVQEALGNVVRHAPGADTIVLVRVSTSAVAVTVTNAPVPLAPPPPADDGGYGLAGMRSRVAALDGTLDADPTADGGFRVAATLPRQPDGDPR
- a CDS encoding response regulator; translation: MTRVLVVDDQSVFRTGLVAILGSQPDLEVVGEAGDGAQAVTLGIDLEPDVVLMDVRMPVLDGIEATRRLTAAPTSTPVRVLMLTTFDIDDYVLDALRAGASGFLLKDAGAEDLIAAVRTIAAGDALLAPRVTRHLVEAFIAGPRPAAPTADVLAVLTDRERDVFMLMARGRSNGEIGRELFIAEQTVKTHVGRVLAKLQLRDRVHAVVLAYESGLVTPAG